The following proteins come from a genomic window of Terribacillus aidingensis:
- a CDS encoding HAD family hydrolase, whose product MKAILFDLDGTIHDRHTTLQRFLADQFQRFQSELPGVSESDFTETFLELDQNGYVEKPIVYKELLTRFSLDASMESILTADYFERVSQFAVAFPEALETLQELSMSYTLGLVTNGPALLQQQVIEQLGLYWHCQSLIISEAVGLRKPDPAIFEMALLEVEAAASEAVFVGDHIEVDVAGSRNAGLQPVYFGGKLEGVPSFSDWRVLPALLANWNRSERKNKDDYTIMDMD is encoded by the coding sequence ATGAAAGCAATTCTTTTCGATTTGGATGGAACAATCCACGACAGGCATACTACATTACAGCGGTTCTTGGCTGATCAATTTCAGCGATTTCAATCTGAGCTTCCGGGAGTCAGTGAATCGGATTTTACAGAAACATTTCTGGAATTGGATCAAAACGGTTATGTGGAGAAGCCGATTGTCTATAAGGAGCTATTAACCCGATTTTCCTTGGATGCAAGCATGGAGTCTATATTGACTGCAGATTATTTTGAAAGGGTATCACAGTTCGCGGTGGCGTTTCCGGAGGCGCTTGAGACTTTGCAGGAACTCAGTATGTCCTATACATTGGGTCTGGTCACGAATGGTCCTGCCTTGCTTCAGCAGCAGGTGATCGAACAGCTTGGCTTGTACTGGCATTGCCAAAGCTTGATTATTTCCGAAGCTGTCGGCTTGCGAAAGCCGGATCCGGCAATCTTTGAGATGGCACTCTTAGAAGTAGAGGCAGCAGCATCAGAAGCCGTTTTCGTTGGAGATCATATCGAGGTTGACGTAGCTGGGAGCAGAAATGCAGGACTGCAGCCTGTCTACTTCGGCGGGAAGCTCGAAGGGGTACCGAGTTTCTCTGACTGGCGAGTACTGCCAGCTTTACTGGCCAACTGGAATCGGTCTGAAAGGAAAAATAAAGACGACTATACTATAATGGACATGGACTAA
- a CDS encoding alpha/beta hydrolase gives MKITIYHEHQEQTLLFLHGGGVGGWMWKKQIMHFKDYRCAVAELDFEAANVTIEHLANQLLKWTENNKRNGKLALIGFSIGAQIALQMVSKRPDLFCFTMLNSPLTIPVNLPRNIIRVAVSLTHPLIKNKSFAALQARALSISAEDFDTYYQHSLQISSMALTKMLKENMQFAIPKNFSNIETDILVTVGAKEKQIMKRSASEITYRNSYCSSLLIADIGHGFPVEQPLLFNHLLRQKMTACQS, from the coding sequence ATGAAAATAACTATCTATCATGAACATCAGGAGCAGACACTGTTATTCCTACATGGAGGCGGTGTTGGTGGCTGGATGTGGAAAAAGCAAATAATGCATTTTAAAGACTACAGATGCGCCGTGGCGGAGTTGGACTTTGAGGCAGCCAACGTCACAATAGAACATCTAGCGAATCAGCTGTTGAAGTGGACAGAAAACAATAAGCGTAACGGTAAGCTAGCTTTAATCGGGTTTTCCATTGGCGCACAGATTGCCTTGCAGATGGTAAGCAAGCGCCCAGATTTGTTCTGTTTTACAATGCTTAACAGCCCGCTTACAATTCCAGTCAATCTACCAAGAAACATTATTCGAGTCGCTGTCAGCTTAACCCATCCATTGATCAAAAATAAAAGTTTTGCAGCTTTGCAGGCGCGCGCCCTCTCTATTTCTGCCGAAGACTTTGATACGTATTACCAGCATAGTTTACAAATATCCTCTATGGCACTCACTAAAATGCTTAAAGAAAATATGCAGTTTGCTATTCCCAAAAATTTCTCTAACATCGAAACCGATATTCTTGTAACGGTAGGTGCAAAGGAAAAGCAAATTATGAAACGATCCGCATCTGAAATAACATACCGTAATTCCTATTGCAGTAGCCTCTTAATTGCTGATATAGGACATGGTTTTCCTGTCGAACAGCCTCTGTTGTTCAACCATCTGCTGCGTCAAAAAATGACCGCCTGTCAATCCTGA
- a CDS encoding alpha/beta hydrolase — protein MGHIIKTESGYNIFAEDIGAGIPVVFLHGWPVNHKMFEYQMNELPKHGYRFIGIDLLGFGKSDKPWNTYTYDAQAEAVHAVIEHLGLDRFVLAGFSMGGPIAVRYMNKYGLAKVDKLLLLSAALPVFTQRDAYPFGMKKEEADDMIAQLQADRPKTLEDFSDMFFAQEHSDPFLEWFFHLGLEASSHGTIQAMEALRDEDLRDELVHISTPTYIFHGQRDEICPFDFANETIGGIVNSTIIPFENSGHGLMFDEKEKFNQELLRVLQS, from the coding sequence ATGGGACATATCATCAAAACAGAATCAGGATATAACATTTTCGCAGAAGATATTGGCGCAGGCATCCCAGTTGTCTTTCTTCATGGCTGGCCGGTAAATCACAAGATGTTCGAGTATCAAATGAATGAGCTGCCGAAGCACGGCTATCGGTTTATTGGTATTGATTTGCTTGGATTCGGCAAATCAGACAAACCATGGAACACCTATACGTATGATGCACAAGCTGAAGCGGTGCACGCAGTAATTGAGCATCTTGGACTGGACCGCTTTGTTTTGGCCGGCTTTTCGATGGGAGGTCCGATTGCTGTCCGTTATATGAATAAATACGGTCTTGCCAAAGTGGACAAATTGCTGCTATTGTCGGCTGCATTACCAGTGTTCACACAGCGCGATGCTTATCCGTTTGGCATGAAGAAAGAAGAAGCGGATGACATGATTGCGCAGCTGCAAGCAGATCGCCCGAAAACGCTGGAGGACTTCAGTGATATGTTCTTCGCACAGGAACATTCTGATCCATTCCTGGAATGGTTCTTCCACCTTGGTCTGGAAGCTAGCAGTCATGGTACGATTCAAGCAATGGAGGCGCTTCGTGATGAAGATTTGCGCGATGAGCTTGTTCATATCAGTACTCCGACATATATCTTCCATGGCCAGAGGGACGAAATCTGTCCATTCGATTTTGCTAATGAAACAATAGGCGGAATTGTTAATTCAACAATTATACCTTTTGAAAATAGCGGCCATGGACTGATGTTCGATGAGAAAGAAAAATTCAATCAAGAGCTGCTGCGTGTATTGCAAAGCTAA
- a CDS encoding MMPL family transporter, which yields MRTIIRFKWVIAIAVILLAVGLTIFSPNLTQLASDKGQTQLPEDAVSIRASDILEDAGGNSNSISVVFELDEALDQESEDMIQGVIDKVEQIDGVSEITTPLTDNQEIQDQMTSEDKKTVMMPVTVEGSDEEVERIADEIYDTVPEDATAYVTGASLINQDFANTSEEGLKKTELITVFIIVALLLIVFRSIVTPFVPLITVGITYLISQGILAILVDTLDFPISTFTQTFLVAILFGIGTDYCILLLSRFREELANGHDKVEATITAYRTAGRTLFISAIAVFVGFASIFFAKFAIFQSAVGVAVGVAVLLIVLVTVLPLFMVTLGEKLFWPSKKAASHGDNKLWHFLGRHSVARPVLFLAITAAITVPFVLTYDEQVSFNSTEEISSDYSSIKGLNAIGDAIGKGEAMPIQVVINDDENLTTANTLPYLDNLSDAISKIDGVEKVRTATQPTGEKIDDLYVDSQTGQIADGINDAVDGIGEVQDGLTQVQDGLNQISGQAGGAGSSSGGGLSDATEGLGQVNTALQQVTGQLQQTGNIQQASAQLAGISEQLAQIQSGLEQADTQLQGQQEQVGTLTETLQQLADGVGSANEGLTQVSDGLTTASDTLRDISDSETVRETGMYIPEDALEGDFQESIDTYAFRDGEGVTLDVVLDADPYSEEAIQTLQTIKDRVDAEVKDTPYENAEIVYGGVTSTNADLEDLSTSDLSRTMVIMMIGLFIILTLLFRSMVIPAYMIGSLLLTYYTAISITELIFVNGLDYAGVSWAVPFFSFVILISLGVDYSIFLLDRFTEEARGDLQAGMIHSMKKMGGVIITAAIILAGTFAAMMPSGVLTLLEVATVIIIGLLLYGLVILPLLIPAVATTLGELNWWPFKRKRREEDK from the coding sequence TTGAGGACAATCATTCGTTTCAAATGGGTCATCGCGATTGCAGTTATCCTGCTCGCGGTTGGATTGACGATTTTTTCACCGAATCTGACCCAGCTGGCATCAGATAAAGGACAGACACAGCTTCCGGAAGATGCGGTCTCCATACGCGCTAGCGATATATTAGAAGATGCCGGGGGAAATAGTAATTCCATAAGTGTCGTGTTCGAGCTTGACGAGGCCTTGGATCAAGAGAGCGAGGACATGATTCAGGGGGTCATCGATAAAGTCGAACAAATTGACGGTGTCAGTGAGATTACAACACCGCTGACAGATAATCAAGAGATACAGGATCAAATGACATCCGAAGATAAAAAGACGGTCATGATGCCGGTAACGGTCGAAGGATCGGATGAAGAAGTGGAAAGAATAGCAGATGAGATTTATGATACGGTACCTGAAGATGCTACGGCATATGTAACGGGTGCATCACTGATCAACCAAGATTTTGCCAATACATCTGAAGAAGGTTTGAAGAAGACAGAGCTGATTACAGTTTTCATTATCGTAGCTTTGCTCTTGATCGTGTTCCGTTCGATCGTGACACCATTCGTTCCATTGATCACAGTAGGTATTACATACTTGATCAGCCAGGGAATTCTGGCTATTTTAGTGGACACGTTGGACTTCCCGATTTCAACGTTCACCCAGACATTCCTGGTTGCGATTTTATTCGGTATCGGTACTGACTATTGCATTCTGCTGCTCAGCCGTTTCCGGGAGGAGCTTGCTAATGGGCATGATAAAGTCGAAGCTACCATTACGGCATATCGGACAGCTGGACGTACACTATTCATCAGTGCCATTGCAGTGTTTGTAGGATTTGCATCTATCTTCTTTGCGAAGTTTGCTATCTTCCAATCTGCAGTGGGAGTTGCTGTAGGGGTCGCAGTTTTATTGATCGTCCTTGTGACAGTGCTGCCGCTGTTCATGGTAACGCTTGGTGAGAAACTATTTTGGCCTTCCAAAAAAGCTGCCTCTCACGGAGACAACAAACTATGGCATTTCCTTGGACGCCATTCGGTTGCAAGACCGGTGCTGTTCCTGGCAATCACAGCAGCAATCACAGTGCCGTTCGTGCTCACGTATGATGAACAAGTTTCCTTTAACTCAACGGAAGAAATCAGCAGTGATTATAGTTCCATCAAAGGGCTTAATGCTATCGGAGACGCTATCGGAAAAGGAGAAGCTATGCCGATACAGGTTGTCATCAATGATGATGAAAACCTGACAACAGCAAACACGCTGCCATACCTTGATAATTTGAGTGATGCAATCAGCAAGATTGATGGTGTGGAAAAGGTCCGCACAGCAACACAGCCAACGGGTGAGAAGATCGATGATTTGTATGTAGATTCCCAAACTGGTCAAATTGCGGATGGCATCAATGATGCTGTTGATGGAATCGGAGAAGTGCAGGATGGCCTGACGCAAGTACAGGATGGTCTGAACCAAATTTCTGGTCAGGCAGGCGGTGCTGGTTCATCAAGCGGTGGCGGCCTATCTGATGCAACAGAAGGTCTTGGCCAAGTCAATACTGCATTGCAGCAAGTAACTGGCCAATTACAGCAAACAGGTAATATCCAGCAAGCATCTGCTCAGCTCGCAGGTATTAGCGAGCAGCTCGCACAGATACAATCAGGTCTGGAACAAGCTGATACGCAGCTGCAAGGTCAGCAGGAGCAGGTTGGTACATTGACTGAAACGCTGCAGCAGCTTGCAGATGGCGTCGGCTCTGCAAACGAAGGGCTAACACAAGTATCAGATGGACTGACAACTGCATCTGATACATTGCGTGATATCAGCGACAGCGAGACAGTCCGCGAGACTGGTATGTATATTCCGGAGGATGCCTTGGAGGGTGACTTCCAGGAAAGTATCGATACGTATGCCTTCCGTGATGGAGAAGGTGTAACACTTGATGTTGTATTGGATGCAGATCCATATTCCGAGGAAGCGATTCAAACATTGCAGACAATTAAGGACCGTGTCGATGCAGAAGTGAAGGACACACCTTATGAAAATGCAGAGATCGTTTATGGAGGAGTAACAAGCACCAACGCCGACCTGGAGGATCTATCTACATCTGACCTTTCACGGACAATGGTCATCATGATGATCGGATTATTCATCATCCTGACTTTACTGTTCCGTTCTATGGTCATTCCGGCTTACATGATTGGATCCTTGCTGCTAACCTACTATACAGCTATCTCTATTACCGAATTGATCTTTGTCAACGGTTTGGATTATGCGGGTGTGAGTTGGGCTGTCCCATTCTTCAGCTTCGTTATCTTGATATCGCTTGGAGTGGATTACTCGATCTTCCTGCTCGACCGCTTCACAGAAGAAGCGCGTGGTGATTTGCAGGCAGGCATGATTCACTCGATGAAGAAAATGGGTGGAGTTATCATTACCGCAGCTATAATCTTGGCGGGTACATTCGCTGCCATGATGCCATCTGGTGTCTTGACGCTTCTGGAAGTTGCGACAGTCATTATCATCGGTCTGTTATTGTATGGACTTGTGATACTGCCGCTGCTTATCCCGGCAGTAGCTACGACACTTGGTGAGCTGAACTGGTGGCCGTTCAAACGGAAACGCAGAGAAGAAGATAAATAA
- a CDS encoding MarR family transcriptional regulator: MDKLKEAIDLFNEVSFMATELFHKKGSAYDVFKEVSPQQVGLIKILSLYGASSPGHLAIVQQVHKSAISNRLKKLHEKGWVEWVDSEGDKRTKFVQITENGEKILKQAEEAIYDRFCGLFEHIKDEDVEAFIRIFTDVKEQLKKGEKEN; encoded by the coding sequence TTGGATAAATTGAAAGAAGCAATTGATCTCTTCAATGAGGTGTCATTCATGGCAACCGAATTGTTCCATAAGAAAGGCTCTGCATATGACGTGTTCAAGGAGGTATCGCCACAGCAGGTTGGTTTGATAAAAATCTTGAGCTTGTATGGAGCTTCTTCGCCTGGTCACTTGGCTATCGTGCAGCAAGTACATAAGAGTGCGATTTCCAATCGTCTGAAAAAACTGCATGAGAAGGGCTGGGTAGAATGGGTCGATTCAGAAGGGGATAAGCGGACGAAGTTTGTGCAAATTACAGAGAATGGGGAAAAGATCCTGAAACAAGCGGAGGAAGCCATCTATGATAGGTTCTGCGGGCTTTTCGAGCATATTAAGGATGAAGATGTAGAAGCATTCATCCGGATTTTTACAGATGTAAAAGAACAGCTTAAAAAAGGGGAGAAGGAAAATTGA
- a CDS encoding DUF4440 domain-containing protein — MDEQLQVKETILQLERSLLEDDTRLSTDAVGNLLTEDFLEHGSSGQSFRKNDIVTNGLDSVDLDIRDFDVRILSEDTVLATFRTRDAGSGREQLRSSIWRYQPGGWRMLFHQGTPAKK, encoded by the coding sequence ATGGATGAACAGCTGCAAGTGAAAGAGACAATTTTGCAATTAGAAAGATCCCTGCTGGAAGATGACACGAGACTATCGACAGACGCTGTCGGCAATTTACTGACAGAAGACTTTTTGGAACACGGATCATCCGGTCAATCATTCCGTAAAAATGATATTGTCACAAATGGATTGGATTCAGTTGATTTGGATATAAGGGATTTCGATGTACGGATATTGTCTGAAGACACAGTTCTGGCTACATTTCGTACCCGTGACGCAGGATCGGGAAGAGAGCAGCTGCGAAGCTCCATTTGGCGTTATCAGCCGGGCGGCTGGCGGATGTTATTCCATCAAGGAACTCCAGCAAAAAAATAA
- a CDS encoding BglG family transcription antiterminator has product MLQPRLLEVLTFLSSESRTLTADELARKLAVSERTVRSDIKLLQQELPADYAKIESIRGQGYRLMVIEEKLFQQYLQETIRVKQERLYTRVETPAERVNHLMQLLLLADGFIKMEDLAQACFVSFPTVQNDLKQVRSLLQQSGLDLEKKPKYGIRIAGTETERRYFLSAFFSKQAGWHKAYSLPDSIISEAEIRYVHDIVHKFVTENQLILSDVAVQNLVTHIAIACRRIKDEQYVELAPDAMQDIIQQPAFREAAQLTAMLEAELHLFFPQVEVAYMTIHLMGTDYVSKSKLDGHMGMPDLAAAIVARIYDKTGLDLRLDQELLRGLSLHLKPAVHRHLYGMNVHNPLLEDIKRHYPLAFEAAVIGSCAVEKEVGIQLAEEEIGYLALHIGAALERSKQTGRKIRCLLVCASGAGSAQLLRYKLQSLFPDKLDIIDTIEYYRLLREKEWEADLIISTIPIESAVTPLPVILVPVILDKEAISKLEAYLHFGQQIRYINPAYVYLQQDLESKEEVLAYLTEVLQTDGKVGEDFLAAVYERESMAPTSFGNFVAVPHPIEARVEETLWVICTLKKPIDWSGKQVRFVCLLCIEKESDEDFTGMYQQLVRIIEEPEHVQKLLEAQSYEEFYKALVSI; this is encoded by the coding sequence ATGCTGCAACCAAGGCTGTTGGAAGTATTGACTTTCCTGTCATCTGAATCGCGAACGCTGACAGCGGATGAACTGGCAAGGAAGCTGGCTGTTTCTGAAAGGACAGTGCGTTCTGATATCAAGCTGCTGCAGCAGGAACTGCCGGCGGACTATGCCAAAATCGAATCGATACGAGGGCAGGGCTATCGGCTGATGGTCATAGAGGAAAAGCTCTTTCAGCAGTACTTGCAGGAAACTATCCGAGTAAAGCAGGAGCGTCTGTATACGCGGGTAGAAACACCTGCAGAAAGAGTGAATCATCTTATGCAGCTGTTGCTTTTAGCAGATGGCTTTATCAAGATGGAAGACCTGGCACAAGCTTGTTTTGTCAGTTTTCCGACAGTGCAGAACGATCTTAAACAAGTGCGCTCTTTATTACAGCAATCGGGGCTGGATCTGGAGAAAAAGCCGAAGTACGGTATTCGTATTGCTGGAACAGAGACAGAGAGACGGTATTTCCTGTCTGCATTTTTCTCGAAGCAGGCCGGTTGGCATAAAGCGTACAGTTTACCGGATAGCATTATCTCTGAAGCGGAGATTCGCTACGTGCATGATATTGTGCATAAGTTTGTGACGGAAAATCAATTGATACTGTCGGATGTAGCAGTGCAGAACTTGGTTACGCATATAGCGATTGCCTGCCGGCGGATCAAGGATGAACAATATGTGGAGCTTGCCCCTGATGCCATGCAGGATATCATCCAGCAGCCGGCCTTCCGGGAAGCAGCCCAGCTTACCGCTATGCTGGAGGCAGAGCTTCATCTGTTTTTCCCGCAGGTTGAAGTAGCTTATATGACGATTCATCTGATGGGAACAGATTATGTATCCAAAAGTAAATTGGATGGTCACATGGGGATGCCGGACTTGGCAGCAGCAATTGTAGCGAGGATATATGATAAGACGGGATTAGATCTCAGGCTTGACCAAGAGCTGCTGCGTGGCTTGAGTTTGCATCTTAAGCCTGCTGTGCATCGACACCTGTATGGCATGAATGTACACAACCCGCTGCTTGAGGATATTAAACGGCATTATCCGCTTGCATTTGAGGCTGCTGTTATCGGTTCTTGTGCTGTAGAAAAAGAGGTCGGCATTCAGCTGGCAGAGGAGGAAATCGGTTACTTGGCGCTGCATATCGGTGCTGCCTTAGAACGAAGCAAGCAAACAGGGCGGAAAATCAGATGTTTGTTAGTTTGTGCATCTGGCGCAGGCAGTGCACAGCTGCTTCGATATAAGCTGCAATCACTTTTTCCGGACAAGTTGGATATCATTGATACAATCGAATATTATCGCTTGCTTCGCGAAAAAGAATGGGAAGCTGACTTGATAATCAGTACAATTCCAATTGAATCGGCTGTCACACCATTACCGGTTATTCTCGTCCCCGTCATTCTGGATAAAGAAGCAATTTCAAAGCTGGAAGCTTACCTGCATTTCGGTCAGCAGATCCGCTATATTAATCCTGCTTATGTATACCTGCAGCAGGATCTAGAGAGCAAGGAGGAAGTTCTGGCTTATTTGACTGAGGTGCTGCAAACGGATGGAAAGGTTGGCGAGGATTTTCTTGCTGCTGTATATGAGAGAGAGTCTATGGCGCCAACCAGCTTTGGAAATTTTGTAGCAGTACCGCATCCGATTGAAGCGAGAGTGGAAGAGACCTTGTGGGTGATCTGCACCTTAAAAAAACCAATCGACTGGTCCGGTAAGCAAGTACGGTTTGTGTGTCTGTTATGTATCGAAAAGGAAAGCGATGAGGATTTTACCGGTATGTATCAGCAGCTGGTGCGCATCATCGAGGAGCCGGAGCATGTTCAGAAACTGTTAGAAGCCCAGTCGTATGAGGAGTTTTATAAGGCGCTTGTATCAATATGA
- a CDS encoding PTS lactose/cellobiose transporter subunit IIA, with the protein MNIEEKAFQLILHGGDGRSYAMEAMILARQHAFEEAKQKIQASKEAINQAHHIQTELITAEAGGEQTTLTLLMVHAQDHLMNAMTVRELAEEIIYLQEELARQAAARGSV; encoded by the coding sequence ATGAATATAGAAGAGAAAGCATTTCAGTTGATACTGCATGGCGGTGATGGCCGAAGCTATGCGATGGAAGCAATGATACTGGCCAGACAGCATGCATTTGAGGAAGCGAAACAGAAAATCCAGGCTAGCAAAGAAGCGATCAATCAGGCGCATCATATCCAGACGGAACTTATCACTGCCGAGGCAGGTGGTGAACAGACGACCTTGACTCTCTTGATGGTGCATGCGCAGGATCACTTGATGAATGCCATGACAGTACGGGAATTAGCGGAAGAGATCATTTATTTGCAGGAGGAGCTGGCCAGACAGGCAGCAGCTAGAGGGTCAGTTTAA
- the celB gene encoding PTS cellobiose transporter subunit IIC: MSRFNDFLEMKVMPIAGRVAAQRHLVALRDGIILTMPLIIVGSLFLILGNLPIPGYADFMAGIFGESWSTKLQYPVNVTFDVMALFACFGIAYRLAQAYESDGVDPLSSGAIALSAFLLATPYSPFQVGEATANFVPVSLLGSGGLFVGMLVAMLATEVYRFIVKKNIVIRMPDGVPPAVARSFIALIPGFAVIILVWLIRLLVEATSFGDIHNLIATVIGSPLTLVGSSFIGSFVAELMIVLLWVCGLHGANIVGGIMSPIWLKATAENATAFAAGTELPHIFTAQFFEVFIHVGGSGSTIGLVLIMIWRAKLKQNRQLGKLATGPAIFNINEPVVFGLPIVLNPIMIIPFITVPLVMVITTYIGMSTGLVAKPAGIVVPWTMPPFISGYLATGGKISGAVIQLINLAIAMVIYYPFFRALEKNQLKEEEARQREVAASEDGTDPVSR, from the coding sequence ATGAGCCGGTTCAATGATTTTCTTGAGATGAAGGTAATGCCGATTGCTGGTAGAGTTGCAGCACAGCGGCATCTGGTAGCGCTGCGGGATGGTATCATCCTGACAATGCCATTGATCATTGTCGGATCACTCTTCCTTATTCTAGGTAACTTGCCGATTCCGGGATACGCCGATTTCATGGCTGGTATTTTTGGGGAGTCATGGAGTACGAAGCTGCAATATCCTGTTAATGTAACCTTTGATGTTATGGCGTTATTTGCTTGTTTCGGTATCGCGTACCGACTGGCGCAAGCATATGAATCAGATGGCGTGGATCCGCTGTCTTCAGGAGCAATTGCGCTATCTGCATTCTTGCTTGCAACACCTTACAGTCCTTTCCAAGTTGGAGAAGCTACTGCCAATTTCGTGCCGGTTTCCTTACTGGGCAGCGGCGGCTTGTTCGTCGGAATGCTGGTGGCAATGCTAGCTACCGAGGTGTATCGATTCATAGTTAAAAAGAATATTGTCATCCGCATGCCAGATGGCGTACCGCCGGCTGTGGCGCGGTCATTCATTGCACTTATTCCAGGTTTTGCTGTCATCATCCTTGTTTGGCTTATTCGTTTGCTTGTAGAAGCAACATCGTTCGGTGATATCCATAATTTGATTGCAACTGTTATTGGATCACCGCTTACGCTCGTCGGTTCCTCCTTCATCGGCAGCTTTGTCGCAGAATTGATGATCGTGCTGCTTTGGGTGTGCGGTCTGCATGGTGCCAATATCGTCGGCGGAATCATGTCCCCGATTTGGCTGAAGGCGACAGCTGAAAACGCCACAGCATTTGCTGCTGGCACAGAACTGCCGCACATTTTTACAGCTCAATTCTTTGAAGTGTTCATTCATGTTGGTGGATCAGGGTCGACGATCGGTTTGGTTTTGATCATGATTTGGCGGGCGAAGCTTAAGCAAAATAGACAGCTGGGTAAACTAGCAACAGGTCCAGCGATCTTCAATATTAACGAACCAGTCGTTTTCGGTCTTCCGATTGTACTGAATCCGATTATGATCATACCGTTCATCACTGTCCCGCTCGTAATGGTCATCACCACATACATCGGGATGAGCACAGGTCTGGTGGCTAAACCAGCAGGAATTGTTGTTCCTTGGACCATGCCGCCATTTATCTCGGGTTACCTGGCTACAGGAGGGAAAATCTCAGGTGCTGTTATTCAGCTGATCAACTTAGCGATTGCGATGGTTATCTATTATCCGTTCTTCCGCGCTCTTGAGAAAAACCAGCTTAAGGAAGAGGAAGCAAGACAGCGTGAAGTGGCAGCGTCAGAAGACGGCACAGATCCGGTGAGCAGGTAA
- a CDS encoding PTS sugar transporter subunit IIB: MNILLVCAAGMSTSLLVSKMEKTAVAESKTYNIQAVSADQAKKHIAQADVLLLGPQVRYMLPQMKKLGEERGIPVDVINSVDYGTGNGKNVLHHAESLFAKKG, translated from the coding sequence ATGAATATCTTACTCGTATGTGCCGCAGGAATGTCTACTAGTCTGCTTGTCTCAAAAATGGAGAAAACAGCAGTAGCAGAATCGAAAACGTACAATATTCAAGCTGTATCTGCCGATCAGGCGAAAAAACATATTGCACAGGCTGACGTATTGTTGCTTGGTCCGCAAGTACGCTACATGCTGCCACAGATGAAAAAACTAGGAGAAGAGCGCGGTATTCCGGTTGATGTAATCAATAGTGTCGATTATGGTACTGGAAATGGAAAGAATGTGCTTCATCATGCTGAATCGCTATTTGCGAAGAAGGGGTGA
- a CDS encoding helix-turn-helix domain-containing protein: MQEKKITIIERATEIIAKKGYHAASIQEIAVASKLSKGAFYLYFKSKEELMAEILRYHIRLITKEIGKVDQLDLDSREKAKLRLATMMRELVKRGNFIVMQRHDIDSDIGKEMELFFLEEMEKGRRKTELDLLEVYGEESKPYLKDLRMMQEGILAQIIGDMLLHGLILDLDKTASYILERMDDMVEGLLKRKAEPLVTDATPVSASIFEKEMKEREVKQVLERMQVVILTLDADVQDVQELQGVVELIQEEMQKKEPKKLLIQGLIANFKGIEELDGLRKELAGLLNIKVL; encoded by the coding sequence GGAGAAAAAAATCACAATAATTGAACGAGCAACTGAGATTATTGCCAAAAAGGGCTATCATGCTGCAAGCATTCAAGAGATTGCAGTCGCGAGCAAGCTTTCCAAGGGGGCATTTTACCTTTACTTCAAATCCAAGGAAGAGCTGATGGCAGAAATCCTTCGCTATCATATCCGTTTGATAACGAAAGAGATCGGAAAAGTCGATCAGCTGGATTTGGACAGCCGGGAGAAAGCAAAGCTGCGTCTGGCAACCATGATGCGTGAACTCGTCAAACGCGGAAATTTCATCGTAATGCAGCGTCACGATATCGATTCCGATATAGGGAAAGAGATGGAATTGTTTTTCCTGGAGGAAATGGAAAAGGGAAGGCGTAAGACAGAGCTTGATTTGCTTGAAGTATACGGAGAAGAAAGCAAACCGTATTTAAAGGATTTAAGAATGATGCAGGAAGGGATTCTTGCACAAATCATCGGTGATATGCTTCTTCATGGGCTGATCTTGGATCTGGACAAGACAGCTTCTTATATTCTCGAACGAATGGATGATATGGTGGAAGGTCTTTTGAAAAGGAAAGCTGAACCACTTGTGACAGATGCAACACCAGTTTCAGCTTCCATTTTCGAGAAAGAGATGAAGGAGCGGGAAGTAAAACAGGTGTTAGAACGGATGCAGGTTGTTATTCTAACCCTTGATGCAGATGTCCAGGATGTGCAGGAGCTGCAAGGAGTTGTTGAACTGATTCAGGAAGAGATGCAGAAAAAAGAGCCGAAAAAGCTGCTCATCCAAGGCTTGATTGCCAACTTTAAAGGCATCGAGGAACTGGATGGTTTGCGTAAGGAATTGGCAGGACTATTGAATATAAAAGTATTATAG